The Candidatus Celerinatantimonas neptuna DNA segment GGCTCAATCAGGGAGAACTGCCTGCCGGGTTTGAGCTGGGCCATGAAGCTGAACTGCGAAGCGCTTTAGAACATGGCGGCATTATTCGCTGTAAAGAGCAGGATTTATTAAGTGATGAAATTGCCGCGCATCTAGCAGCCGATAAGCTCGTCACCAAACTGGCTCTTCATTATGCCGATCAAATCGCGTTTATGTTAGGTGATGATCTATCACTGAAACGACTCAAATTCGCCGATGAGCTTCTTGAAGAAAACGATGACATCACCAGCGACGATCCACTGGCCCGCTTTGATGCCGATTTCAGCCTGCTCTGTGGTGAACTCAGACAGTTTATTCCGGCCCTGATCCAGGCACTCGGTGGTGAACAGGCAACTGAATAACCCTACCTCTTATCCTTTACGCTGGCATCAAACACGGTTGTCATGACAATGTTGCACACTTGTAACATTGAAACCAGACCGGATCCAGCGTAATATTCGCGCCCGATAATAAATGTACTCTCTTGGTTAGGAGTCTTCCCATGTTTAGACCTGAGCTATTGTCCCCCGCAGGGACACTCAAAAATATGCGTTACGCATTTGCCTATGGTGCCGATGCCGTCTACGCAGGCCAGCCGCGCTACTCTCTGCGCGTTCGAAATAATGAATTTAATTTAGACAATTTAAGAACGGGTATTGAAGAAGCGCATGCTCAGGGGAAAAAACTCTACGTTGTTTCCAATATTGCGCCGCATAACAGCAAACTCAAATCGTATATTCGTGATATCACCCCGGTCATCGATATGAAACCCGATGCACTGATTATGTCTGATCCGGGACTGATTATGATGATCCGCGAAAACTTCCCTGATCAGACCATTCATCTGTCCGTTCAGGCGAATGCCATTAACTGGGCTACCGTTAAATTCTGGCATCAACAGGGGATCCGCCGTGTTATTCTCTCCCGGGAGCTCTCATTAGATGAGCTAGAAGAGATCCGCATGAAAGTACCCGACATTGAGCTGGAAGTTTTCGTACATGGCGCATTATGCATGGCCTATTCAGGACGCTGCCTGTTATCCGGCTACATTAACAAACGCGACCCCAACCAGGGAACCTGCACCAACGCCTGCCGCTGGCAATATAATGTTCATCAGGCTAAAGAAAATGAATCAGGTGATGTCGTCGCCGTTGATCCGACACTCGGAATCGGTCAACCGATTGACGATATGGTATTACTTCAGGAAAAAGGCCGGCCAAATGAATACATGCCAGCGTTTGAAGATGAACACGGCACTTATATTATGAATTCGAAAGATCTACGTGCCGTTCAACACGTAGAACGCCTGACTAAAATGGGAATTCATTCACTGAAGATCGAAGGCCGGACAAAGTCGTTCTATTATTGTGCCCGCACCGCACAGGTTTATCGCAAAGCAATTAATGATGCTGTCGCCGGACGCCCTTTTGATCCGACGCTCATGAGCACATTAAACAGCCTGGCTCACCGGGGATATACAGAAGGATTCCTGCGCCGCCATGTGCATGATGAATACCAGAATTATGATTATGGCTATTCGGTTAGTGACAGCCAGCAATTTGTTGGAGAAGTCACAGCGCGTGCTGCAAATGGAATGGCAGAAGTTGAAGTGAAGAATAAATTCTTACTGGGGGATTCGCTCGAGTTAATGACCCCACAGGGGAATGTAAGCTTTTCATTAGAGCAACTGGAAAACAAAAAAGGCGAAGCGATTGACGCAGCGTTAGGCAGCGGTCATACCGTCTATCTACCAGTGCCGGATCACATCAATTTAGACCATGCTCTGATTATGCGTAATCTGAATCCGGGGACCGATACCCGCAACCCTCATCAAAAAAGTGCCTGATTAATTTTTAAACCTCAACCCGGCTATTGGGCCGCATTATCCGCAATTGAGGTATTTAACCTCAACTTGGGATAAGAGAGCCTTTTCTGATAGGGATCAAAATCGATTTCGACCTTAAATCCCTATCAGAAAGCAAGACTGACACATCATGAATCAATCGTTATTCATTGTGACTTCTTATCCCGAGTTAAGGTTATTTAAGGGGCATCAGGCGGTAAGACTGATGCCCATAACAGGTCCGCTCCTAAACGGCTCATCTCCAGAAAATATCTTTCATTTAAATGAAATTACGACAGACCATTGGCATAAAGCAATCTATCATCAATAATTAATTAGAGGTTTCAGTCATAAAAGCATGCTAACCATAAGTTAATGTGCCCAATCTAAACAGGCGTAAAATGACAACAGAGAAAACGCCTCTCTATACCAAGGAGTCTCATATGTTGGAACAGACCATCGCCGTTATCTTAGCCGGCGGCGTCGGTTCAAGATTACATCCCCTCACACAGGATCGCGCTAAACCAGCCGTCCCTTTTGGTGGTAAATACCGAATTATCGATTTCACTCTAGCCAATTGCCTGCACTCTGGATTACGGCGGATCTTAGTACTAACCCAATACAAATCACACTCTTTACACAAGCATCTCAGAGATGGCTGGTCCATTTTTAATCCGGAACTCAACGAGTATATTATCTCTGTACCGCCGCAAATGCGCGAAGGCGAAAACTGGTATCGCGGCACAGCCGATTCGATGTATCAAAATCTGTTCCTGTTAGAAAGAAGCAATATTAAATACGTGGTGATCTTATCTGGCGACCATATCTACCGGATGGACTACGTTCCAATGCTCAACCAACACATTCAAACGGGCGCAGAATTAACCATCGCCTGTATGAGTATTCCCATCAACGAAGCGTTCCGATTTGGGATTATGAGTGTCGATGAAAGCCGCCACATCCGCTCCTTTGTTGAAAAACCAGAACATGCCGACCCGATCCCAGGCCATCCGGATCAGGCATTAGCGTCGATGGGGATCTATGTTTTCTCAGTAGATTGTCTCAAACGAAGCCTGGAAGAAAATATCAGTAACCCCAATACCCGCCACGATTTTGGCTCAGATGTTATTCCAGGCCTGATCCAAAAAGAAGAAGTCTACGCTTATCCTTTCGGTGGCAAGGAAGGTCGGGTAAGTCGTGATCACTACTGGCGTGATGTCGGCACCATCGACTCATACTATCAGGCCAATATGGATCTGCTTCAAACCGTTCCCCCGATTAATCTATATCAACAGGACTGGTATATCCGCAGCTACCAAAAACCAGTTGCACCGGCCAAAATGGTTTCCGGAGCATCCGGTACGGAGGGGATCACCATTAACTCGA contains these protein-coding regions:
- the rlhA gene encoding 23S rRNA 5-hydroxycytidine synthase — its product is MFRPELLSPAGTLKNMRYAFAYGADAVYAGQPRYSLRVRNNEFNLDNLRTGIEEAHAQGKKLYVVSNIAPHNSKLKSYIRDITPVIDMKPDALIMSDPGLIMMIRENFPDQTIHLSVQANAINWATVKFWHQQGIRRVILSRELSLDELEEIRMKVPDIELEVFVHGALCMAYSGRCLLSGYINKRDPNQGTCTNACRWQYNVHQAKENESGDVVAVDPTLGIGQPIDDMVLLQEKGRPNEYMPAFEDEHGTYIMNSKDLRAVQHVERLTKMGIHSLKIEGRTKSFYYCARTAQVYRKAINDAVAGRPFDPTLMSTLNSLAHRGYTEGFLRRHVHDEYQNYDYGYSVSDSQQFVGEVTARAANGMAEVEVKNKFLLGDSLELMTPQGNVSFSLEQLENKKGEAIDAALGSGHTVYLPVPDHINLDHALIMRNLNPGTDTRNPHQKSA
- the glgC_2 gene encoding Glucose-1-phosphate adenylyltransferase yields the protein MLEQTIAVILAGGVGSRLHPLTQDRAKPAVPFGGKYRIIDFTLANCLHSGLRRILVLTQYKSHSLHKHLRDGWSIFNPELNEYIISVPPQMREGENWYRGTADSMYQNLFLLERSNIKYVVILSGDHIYRMDYVPMLNQHIQTGAELTIACMSIPINEAFRFGIMSVDESRHIRSFVEKPEHADPIPGHPDQALASMGIYVFSVDCLKRSLEENISNPNTRHDFGSDVIPGLIQKEEVYAYPFGGKEGRVSRDHYWRDVGTIDSYYQANMDLLQTVPPINLYQQDWYIRSYQKPVAPAKMVSGASGTEGITINSIIGGGVIVSGGCVQNSIIFQDARILDTAIVENSLIFDHVVINPGCHIRNCIIDKHVTLPPKTQVGINREEDEKRFVISEQGIVVIPKGYQFNSATH